The genomic segment AGTTCCATCCTACTACTTTAGAATTAGCTACTAAGTCTAACTTTCTTATTTCTGAGGCTGTGAGGGGAGAAGGTGGAGTTTTACGTACTGAAAGCGGAGAACGATTTATGCCGGAGTACCATCACTTGGCTGAACTGGCTCCTCGTGATATAGTAGCTAGAGCTATTGAAGCTGAAATAAGAAAGAGCAGTCTAGATTATGTTTATTTGGATGTAACTGATTTTGAGGTTGACTTTATTAAACAGCGCTTTCCGACTATCTACTCTAGCTGTCTGGAAGAAGGGATTGATATCACTAAAGATTATATTCCGGTGGTTCCGGCAGCCCATTATTTAATGGGGGGCATTAAGACGGATACTACTGGTGCAACTAGCCTGACTGGTTTATTTGCCTGTGGTGAGACTGCTGGGTTAGGTGTTCATGGTGCTAATCGCTTAGCCAGTAACTCGTTGTTGGATGGATTAGTATATGCTAAGCGGGCTGCTAAAGAAGCTGTGGAATATAGCCAGAATTTAAAGCTGGATTACAGCAGCTTAAGTATTAATTATCAGCATCAGTCTCCTATAGAATCTGGATTAGCTGATTGTAAAGAAGAGCTTCAGCAGCTGATGACAGACCAAGTAGGTATTGTCCGAAGTGCAGATGGTTTACAGAAGGCGGAGGCTAGATTAGAGCAGTTAACAGCAGCTTTAATTAAGGATTACTCTTATCCTAGAGAGTTTGAAGTACAGAATTTATTGATTATTGCGTACTTAACTGTCAAAGCAGCATTACTTAGAACAGAGAGCAGAGGAGCTCATTATCGTAAGGATTATCCAGATAGCAAAACCGAATGGAAGAAGCATATCATACTTCAGAAGAATAGAGGAGGTGAAGAGGATGGAATTGAATTTGAATAGACAGCAGATATTAAGGATGATAGATGATGCATTGGCTGAAGATATAGGAACAGGGGATTTGACTACGGAAGCAGTAGTTGATTCTACACAACAGGTGCAGGGA from the Acetohalobium arabaticum DSM 5501 genome contains:
- a CDS encoding L-aspartate oxidase, which encodes MQSCRRILHAGGDATGAEVHSTLTEEVLAQPAIELESDIFAIDLLTHDSRCCGLLAYDYQEQDYVIYLAKAVILATGGVGQLYQATSNPEVATGDGIAMAYRAGVEVMDLEFMQFHPTTLELATKSNFLISEAVRGEGGVLRTESGERFMPEYHHLAELAPRDIVARAIEAEIRKSSLDYVYLDVTDFEVDFIKQRFPTIYSSCLEEGIDITKDYIPVVPAAHYLMGGIKTDTTGATSLTGLFACGETAGLGVHGANRLASNSLLDGLVYAKRAAKEAVEYSQNLKLDYSSLSINYQHQSPIESGLADCKEELQQLMTDQVGIVRSADGLQKAEARLEQLTAALIKDYSYPREFEVQNLLIIAYLTVKAALLRTESRGAHYRKDYPDSKTEWKKHIILQKNRGGEEDGIEFE